A segment of the Xenorhabdus bovienii SS-2004 genome:
ATGTCTTTGCCTATTTCCGTGTTTAAGCGGAATTCGATACCCATGTCGGAGAAAATTTCACGGCGGCGGATCATCACGTCTTTTTCCAGTTTGAAAGCAGGAATGCCAAACGTGAGCAAGCCGCCAATTTCAGGGTGGCGATCGTAAACTACCGCTTGTACGCCGTTGCGGGTTAGGACATCTGCACAGGCCAGCCCCGCAGGGCCGGCTCCAATCACTGCCACACGTTTGCCTGTCGGGATCACGTCTGACATATCCGGCTTCCAGCCCATCGCAATGGCGGTGTCGTTAATGTAACGTTCAATATTGCCGATGGTAACAGCACCAAAGTCATCATTCAGCGTACAGGCACCTTCACACAGGCGATCTTGCGGACAGACTCGTCCGCAGACTTCTGGCAGGCTATTCGTCCGGTGGGAGAGTTCCGCCGCTTCAATAATCCGGCCTTCATTCGCGAGTTTCAGCCAGTTCGGAATATAGTTGTGCACAGGGCATTTCCACTCACAATAGGGATTCCCACATGAAAGGCAGCGATCTGCCTGTGCCTCAACCTGCATTTCAGAAAAAGGTTCATAAATTTCCACAAATTCTATTTTGCGGATTTTCAACGGCTTTTTCGGAGGATCGACACGCTGTAAGTCGATAAATTGATAAACGTTCTGACTCATTTTTAACTCCTTACTGCGCTTGAACCCGCAATTCTGCGGAAGAACGGCTGCGGTGTCCCAACAATGCACTGACATCACTGGACTTAGGTTTAACCAGCGCGAATTTATTGACCCATTGTGACCAGCTTTCCAGTATGCTTTCGCCATGCTGGGAGCCCGTCAATCGGACGTGTTCGGTGATCAATCCACGCAAGTGTTCTTTGTGAATGGCCAAGGTATCTATTGAGAGTACTTCGACCAATTCTGGGTTGACTCGTTTGCGGAAATCATCAAATTCATCAAGAACGTAAGCGAATCCGCCAGTCATGCCAGCGCCAAAATTCACCCCTGTGTTGCCCAGAACACAGACGATCCCACCGGTCATATATTCACAGCCATTATCACCGATGCCTTCGATAACCGTGATAGCACCGGAGTTGCGTACGGCAAAGCGCTCGCCTGCATTTCCGGCGGCAAACAATTTTCCGCCTGTTGCACCATAAAGACAGGTATTACCGATGATGGTCGCTTCGTTACTTCTGAATGCAGAACCAACCGGAGGTCGAATGACAATTTGACCTCCCGCCATGCCCTTTCCGACGTAATCATTGGCATCGCCAGTTAATGTCAATTCGACGCCACCCGCATTCCAGACGCCAAAACTTTGCCCGGCTGTGCCTGTGAAGTGTAACTTTATGGGATCGGCTGCCAGACCCTGATCACCATGCAACGCCGCGATTTCACCTGACAGTGAGGCTCCGACGGAACGATCAGTATTTTGGATATCAAAATAAAGTTTTTTACTCTGTGAATTTTTCACATAAGGCATAGCCTGCTTGATGATATTTTTATTCAAAATACCCTGATCAAATGACGGGTTATCTTCAGTACAATGCAGATCCTTGCCTTCGTGGGGTTGTGCGGTTTCCAGCAGCGGCTCAAGGTTGAGCTTACTTTGTTTGGCAGAAATGCCTTCCAATATCTGAAGTAAGTCTGTCCGGCCAATCAGATCCGTTAATTCCCGTATGCCCAGTTGCGCCATGAGCTCACGTGTCTCCTGCGCAATGAAACGGAAATAATTGATCACGCGCTCAGGCAGGCCATGATAGTGAGACTTACGCAATTTTTCATCTTGCGTTGCCACGCCAGTAGCACAGTTATTCAGATGGCAGATCCGCAGATATTTACACCCGAGGGCAACCATTGGCCCCGTGCCGAAGCCGAAACTTTCCGCACCTAAAATGGCGGCCTTAATGATATCCACACCTGTTTTCAATCCGCCATCAACCTGAAGGCGGACTTTATGGCGTAGTCCATTGGCGACTAACGCCTGTTGCGTTTCTACCAGACCCAGTTCCCACGGACAGCCGGCATATTTCACTGATGACAGCGGACTTGCGCCTGTTCCTCCGTCATAACCGGCAATGGTGATCAAATCCGCATAGGCTTTTGCCACACCTGTGGCAATAGTTCCTACGCCCGGTTCTGAAACCAGTTTGACTGAAATTAGTGCTTTCGGATTGACCTGCTTAAGGTCGAAAATTAACTGAGCCAAATCTTCGATAGAATAAATATCGTGATGCGGCGGCGGTGAAATCAGTGTCACCCCCGGTACGGAATAGCGCAGTCTGGCGATATAAGGCGTCACCTTATCCCCCGGCAACTGGCCGCCTTCCCCTGGTTTTGCTCCTTGGGCAACTTTTATTTGGATCACATCAGCACTGCTCAGATACGCGGGAGTTACCCCGAAACGTCCGGAAGCGACTTGTTTAATGCGGGACACTTTCTTCGTGCCATAACGCGCAGGATCTTCCCCTCCTTCACCGGAATTGGAAAAACCGCCCAGCGTATTCATCGCCTCAGCCAGTGCTTCATGGGCTTCAGGGCTTAGGGCACCAATTGACATGGCAGCCGTGTCAAAACGTTTGAACAGGGATTCGGCTGGTTGGACTTCCTCAATGGCGATGGGCTCTGCTTTAGAAGAAATAGCGAGCAAATCTCGCAGCGTCGTGGCGGGGCGGCCGTTCACTAGCTGGGAATATTTCTGATAATCACTGTATTTGCCACTGTGAACAGCCGCCTGCAATGTATTGATGACATCGGGGTTATAAGCGTGATATTCCCCATCATAGGCATATTTCAGCAATCCCCCCAGCTCAAGGGTATGGCGATGTAACCACGCCCGTTTGGATAGATTACGCAGATCTTGTTCAAAATCGTTGAAATCTGCCCCTTCAATACGGCTGACAACGCCGTTAAAACACAGATCTGTCACATCGGAATGCAGGCCGACGGCTTCGAATAATTTAGAGCAACGATAAGAGGAAATAGTGGAAATGCCCATTTTGGACATAATCTTATATAGCCCTTTATTGATGCCGTTGCGATAGTTCAGCATAACGCGGATATATGGCGTGTTGATCGTGCCATCGTCCACCATTTTTCCCAGTGATTCATACGCCAGATAGGGATAAACCGCAGTGGCACCAAAGCCCAATAGTACGGCAAAATGGTGTGGATCGCGGGCGCTGGCGGTTTCTACGATCAGGTTAGCATCACAGCGGAGGCTTTTCTCAACCAGACAGTGCTGGATAGCTCCGACAGCCATGGGGGCGGGAATAGGCAATTTTTCTGGTGAAATATTTCGGTCAGACAGAACCAGCAATACCGCTCCGTTGCGGATCAGTTCTTCAGCTTGTTTGCATAACGTTGTGACAGCACTTTTGAGGCTGCTTTCTTGTGGATTAAACGTCAAATCCAGTATTTCAGCGTGATAGTAGGGTTCTTGCTGTGTCGTGAGTTGCACAAAATCAGAATAGAGCAGTACAGGGGACTCAAAACTCAGCCGATGTGCCTGACCTTCTGCTTCACAAAAGACGTTCATTTCCCGCCCAATACGGGTCGCCAGCGACATGACATGAGCTTCACGCAGTGGATCGATGGGAGGATTGGTAACTTGGGCAAATTGCTGCCGAAAATAGTCATAAATGACACGTGGACGGCTGGAAAGCACCGCAAACGGAGTATCATCCCCCATTGAGCCAGTGGCTTCCTGTCCATTCTCACCGAGCACACGGATAATTTGATCCAGCTCTTCATTACTGTAGGCAAATTGTTTGTGATAAGTCGCCAGCATCCGATCATCTAAATCACGCTGACCGATTTGATCTTCCGGCAGTTTCTCAAATGGGGTCAATTGTTTGACATTTTTGTCCAGCCACTCTTTGTAAGGATGGCGGATTTTCAAATCATTATCGGTTTCAGCGGAATGGAGAATGCGGCCTTCATAGGTGTCAATTACCATTAACTCACCAGGGCCAACGCGTCCTTTTTCTACGACTTCATCAGGTTGGTAGTCCCAAATGCCCACTTCGGAAGCACAAGTGATCAGCTTATCTTTGGTAATCACATAACGGGCGGGGCGCAGGCCGTTGCGATCCAAATTACAGGCTGCGTAGCGTCCATCGGAAATCACGATGCCAGCAGGCCCATCCCACGGCTCCATGTGCATGGAGTTGAAGTCGAAGAATGCCCGCAGATCATCATCCATATCAGGATTATTTTGCCATGCAGGGGGAACCAGCAGACGCATTGCCCGAATTAAATCCATACCACCATTGAGGAACAATTCCAGCATATTGTCCAGTGAACTGGAATCTGAGCCGGTTTCATTGATGAAAGGCGCGGCAGTTTGTAAGTCGGGGATCAGTGGTGTCCGGAATTTATAGGCCCTTGCTCTTGCCCATTCGCGATTGCCGGTGATGGTATTGATTTCCCCGTTGTGGGCGAGATAGCGAAACGGTTGTGCCAGCGGCCAGCGAGGAACCGTATTGGTTGAAAATCTTTGGTGAAATAAACAGATAGAGGATTCCATCCGCAAATCCGCCAAATCGAGGTAGAAGCGCGGTAAATCAGCCGCCATGCACAGTCCTTTGTAAATCGTGACGAGATTGGACAGGCTGCAAACATAAAAGTCGTCATTAGTGATGCGCTTCTCTATACGGCGTCGGGCAATGAACAACCGGCGCTCCAGATCTTGCGGCCGCCATCCGGCCGGGGCATTGATAAAAATCTGCTCAATACGAGGGAGGCTTGACAGGGCAATCCCGCCTAAAATATCGCGGTTGATAGGGACTTCCCGCCAACCCACAATGGACAAGGTTTCGTTTTGTAATTCTTGTTCGACAATGTCACGACATGATTGGGCAATTTTGGCATCCTGACTTAAAAACAGCATGCCGACAGCGTAGTTTTTGGCGAGCCGCCATGACTGATCGCTGGCGATCATCTGGAAAAACCGATCTGGCTTTTGCATTAATAAGCCGCAGCCATCACCCGTTTTGCCATCTGCCAGAATTGCGCCGCGATGCTGCATCCGAGCCAGCGCATGTATGGCCGTGCGCACAACCTTGTGGCTTTGCTCCCCTTCAATATGCGCAATTAATCCAAAGCCACAGTTATCTTTTTCCTGCGATTTATCATACAACATGGTAGAGCTCCCCAAGGTCTGTCCGACTCTCACATCACCCTCAAGGTGATATAGGTATATATTATTGCTACAGGCGTCTGATTTGCGCCCTCAGCCAAAGACCACTTGCTTTATTGGCAATAACAAGCGGTAAATCAAAATGATGTTATGTCACTGCATAAAGACACTGCATAAATATGAGTCGGAGAATTATCCGACAGGTGATTTTCAGTGGATTCCCAACTTAGCGAGAAAAATAGAGCAGGTCAAATCGTGCCAGATCGCGTTTTTTGCAACGAAAATAATAATATTTATTTGAATTAAAAGAAAAATAATCGTTGTTTTGTATTTTGTGACTGAGATCATTAATCTGATGTATTGTGAGCTATATCACTAAATACTGCATGATAATTATTTTAAAT
Coding sequences within it:
- the gltB gene encoding glutamate synthase large subunit — encoded protein: MLYDKSQEKDNCGFGLIAHIEGEQSHKVVRTAIHALARMQHRGAILADGKTGDGCGLLMQKPDRFFQMIASDQSWRLAKNYAVGMLFLSQDAKIAQSCRDIVEQELQNETLSIVGWREVPINRDILGGIALSSLPRIEQIFINAPAGWRPQDLERRLFIARRRIEKRITNDDFYVCSLSNLVTIYKGLCMAADLPRFYLDLADLRMESSICLFHQRFSTNTVPRWPLAQPFRYLAHNGEINTITGNREWARARAYKFRTPLIPDLQTAAPFINETGSDSSSLDNMLELFLNGGMDLIRAMRLLVPPAWQNNPDMDDDLRAFFDFNSMHMEPWDGPAGIVISDGRYAACNLDRNGLRPARYVITKDKLITCASEVGIWDYQPDEVVEKGRVGPGELMVIDTYEGRILHSAETDNDLKIRHPYKEWLDKNVKQLTPFEKLPEDQIGQRDLDDRMLATYHKQFAYSNEELDQIIRVLGENGQEATGSMGDDTPFAVLSSRPRVIYDYFRQQFAQVTNPPIDPLREAHVMSLATRIGREMNVFCEAEGQAHRLSFESPVLLYSDFVQLTTQQEPYYHAEILDLTFNPQESSLKSAVTTLCKQAEELIRNGAVLLVLSDRNISPEKLPIPAPMAVGAIQHCLVEKSLRCDANLIVETASARDPHHFAVLLGFGATAVYPYLAYESLGKMVDDGTINTPYIRVMLNYRNGINKGLYKIMSKMGISTISSYRCSKLFEAVGLHSDVTDLCFNGVVSRIEGADFNDFEQDLRNLSKRAWLHRHTLELGGLLKYAYDGEYHAYNPDVINTLQAAVHSGKYSDYQKYSQLVNGRPATTLRDLLAISSKAEPIAIEEVQPAESLFKRFDTAAMSIGALSPEAHEALAEAMNTLGGFSNSGEGGEDPARYGTKKVSRIKQVASGRFGVTPAYLSSADVIQIKVAQGAKPGEGGQLPGDKVTPYIARLRYSVPGVTLISPPPHHDIYSIEDLAQLIFDLKQVNPKALISVKLVSEPGVGTIATGVAKAYADLITIAGYDGGTGASPLSSVKYAGCPWELGLVETQQALVANGLRHKVRLQVDGGLKTGVDIIKAAILGAESFGFGTGPMVALGCKYLRICHLNNCATGVATQDEKLRKSHYHGLPERVINYFRFIAQETRELMAQLGIRELTDLIGRTDLLQILEGISAKQSKLNLEPLLETAQPHEGKDLHCTEDNPSFDQGILNKNIIKQAMPYVKNSQSKKLYFDIQNTDRSVGASLSGEIAALHGDQGLAADPIKLHFTGTAGQSFGVWNAGGVELTLTGDANDYVGKGMAGGQIVIRPPVGSAFRSNEATIIGNTCLYGATGGKLFAAGNAGERFAVRNSGAITVIEGIGDNGCEYMTGGIVCVLGNTGVNFGAGMTGGFAYVLDEFDDFRKRVNPELVEVLSIDTLAIHKEHLRGLITEHVRLTGSQHGESILESWSQWVNKFALVKPKSSDVSALLGHRSRSSAELRVQAQ